In Leopardus geoffroyi isolate Oge1 chromosome D1, O.geoffroyi_Oge1_pat1.0, whole genome shotgun sequence, a single window of DNA contains:
- the LOC123601262 gene encoding olfactory receptor 52L1, producing the protein MIFVSFLSSFSKPLTMALSNSSWRLLQPSFFLMGIPGLEESQHWIAMPLSVLYLFAVMGNVTIIFIIWTDPSLHQPMYLFLAMLSGIDLVLASSTAPKTLAVLLVHAHEIGYTVCLTQMFFIHAFSSMESGVLVAMALDRYVAICHPLHHSTILHPGIIGCIGMAVLVRGLLLLLPFPILLRRLIFCRATVIGHAYCEHMAVVKLACSETTVNRAYGLAVALLVVGLDVVAIGISYAFILQTVLKVPGGEARLKAFSTCGSHICVILIFYVPGMFSFLTHRFGHHVPHHVHVLLATLYLLVPPALNPLVYGVKTQQIRQRVLRVFSLKGWI; encoded by the coding sequence atgatttttgtttcttttctctcttccttctctaagCCATTGACGATGGCCCTTAGTAATTCCAGCTGGAGGCTACTGCAGCCTTCTTTTTTCCTGATGGGCATCCCCGGTTTAGAGGAAAGCCAGCACTGGATAGCAATGCCGCTGAGTGTCCTTTATCTCTTTGCTGTAATGGGCAATGTCACCATCATCTTTATCATCTGGACTGACCCATCCTTGCACCAGCCTATGTACCTCTTTCTGGCCATGCTCTCTGGCATTGACCTGGTGCTGGCGTCCTCCACTGCACCCAAAACCCTTGCAGTGCTCCTGGTTCATGCCCATGAGATTGGGTACACTGTCTGCCTGACCCAAATGTTCTTCATCCATGCGTTCTCTTCCATGGAGTCAGGTGTGCTTGTGGCCATGGCTCTGGATCGCTATGTAGCCATTTGTCACCCTCTGCACCATTCCACCATCTTGCATCCAGGGATCATAGGGTGCATTGGAATGGCAGTGCTGGTACGGGggttactcctcctcctccccttccctatCCTGTTGCGGAGACTTATCTTCTGCCGGGCCACCGTCATAGGCCATGCCTATTGTGAACACATGGCTGTGGTGAAACTTGCCTGCTCAGAAACCACAGTGAACCGAGCTTATGGGTTGGCAGTGGCCCTGCTTGTGGTTGGGCTAGATGTCGTGGCCATTGGTATTTCCTATGCCTTCATCCTCCAGACAGTGCTGAAAGTACCAGGGGGTGAGGCCCGACTTAAGGCCTTTAGCACATGTGGGTCTCACATTTGTGTCATCCTGATCTTCTATGTTCCTGGAATGTTCTCTTTCCTCACTCACCGCTTTGGCCACCATGTACCCCATCATGTCCATGTTCTTCTGGCCACACTCTACCTCCTCGTGCCACCTGCACTCAATCCTCTTGTCTATGGGGTGAAGACTCAGCAGATCCGCCAGCGAGTACTCAGGGTATTCTCCCTAAAAGGATGGATCTGA